Below is a window of Ananas comosus cultivar F153 linkage group 9, ASM154086v1, whole genome shotgun sequence DNA.
TGCACTGGCCGTCAATCCCATctaagagaaaagagagaagaagcagACAGAAAcggaagagagagaatgagagagaaagagcgatAATGTGCTTGAGAGAGGAGGGGGACAGAAAGATCTCAAACCTCCGCCTAAGAGCACGACTCCTGCCATCCAGAATCCGCCAAACATCCACATAATCAAAATCCCAAGAACCCCTACTATAAAAAGACCAGTGATATAACCCAAGTAACAAATACTGGCACCTGCAACTCCCTggatcaaaaattcaatcattAGAATAGCTGAATTTGTTAAAGTCCTTTTGTAGGCAAAACATGGATCTAGAATATAGTTGCTATTCATTATCTACTCTGACTAAATAAATACTAGCTAGTCCCAAAGTACTACAAATTAGACAAATTGTCAGATACTTCATAATGTGTACATGCAGCGTAAACATCAGAAGCAAGATACTTTGACTGAAAAAGTAACTGCATTATTCAGAAGGGGCTCTACATGCATGTATACATAATCATAAATATCCCTCCCCCCTATCCGACACCTCCTTACATGGTTGCGGATGCCTATAGTTTCTAAATTTACTATGTAGGCAAGAGAGTGAGTTCGAGTCAGCTAGTATTCTGTAATTTCAACTGTTTAGCATCAGAGAGGTGAAGAACTAAGCAACAAACAAGCACCTGCAACTAGCGCGTTAGACAGTTAGTCTATAAATCAAGGCTTACGTGCAACCAAATGAGGTTATAGATATAAAGGGAATGATAGAAAATCAAAATGACATAGAGGATTAATTTCAGTTGAAAGCTAATCAAAGTGCAGTGCCTAATCAAATCATATTCAGAAGGCAGAAAGAACACAAACTCCGCTGGAAATAGAAAAGGATTCAGTAAATAATAAAGGTAAAAACAAATGGAAACCCCTCAGGGCCTCAACTATAAGACATTTTGACATAGCCCTTcaacccttttctttttctttcgtaATTGAGATCTCAAATTTTTTGGTCTTGATTTTAAACATATCAAGTAGCTAAATAGGAAATTCCTTTAAATTTGACGACAATTCAGTAAAATTTAATGGTCCTACTCTGCTTTTCAGCTGACAAAATTGTGGTTTTCACAAACAATTACAGATCAGAAGCCACCAAAATCTGTTTGAGGTGGCAGAAAAGACTCGCCTCAAACCAAGAAATTTTTAAGGAGAGCATCAATCGACATAATTGAAATTTCgtgtctatttcaaaatggcctatagtttaGGGTATCTCCATACATTTAGACATAAAATAACTAAACAGTAAAGAAAGAAGTACAAGTTGAGATCACAAAACCAGACTAAAAAGCGCATATATGAGGCACGAAAGCGAAGTCCAGCAAAGGAAGCAACTCCACAACACAACAAGCAGGGCCGCAGAACCTGAACTGATCAAGGACCAGAATCCTCTAACAGCACAATTCCTCCACTCAATCATCAGCATCAGAAGAAGCCTCCCAACACTAACGAATCCCCTGTGAACCATTGGCCAATGGCGGTCGATCAAGAACACAAGCTTGTCCCTTTCACGGCTCGCCGCGATTTGGGCACATACCCACGCCTGTTTCCGAGATTGCAACCACTTCCACCCTTGTTTCAACAATCCAATATCTGCCATGAATGATTCTTCTAATTGCATCAATAGAATCCTTATATCTCTCAGAAGACATATTCCTACATTATCTTTGCAGGAGAAATCAACAATCCCATCAAAATTTAATCGCTAATCCTCCTCACCAGGTAAACAGGGATTATCAAGTGGTTAAAAATCCCGTTTTTCCTCGTTTATTTGAGGAAACTTCATCGGAAAATCTAAAAGATCagtttttttaattgaaaagaaATCCCTGCACAAATCAACAAACCCAACAGAATCTAGTTCCCAGTTCTCCTCCCTAATCAAACAAAGATCACCAGGTGCCTAAATGCCCATTTTTTCCTAGTTTATTCGAGGGACTATATCAGAAAAACAACATAAACCACcaaaaaatccgatttttttttcaaattgagGAGAAATCCTCACACAAATAAACCATTATACGAAACAACTCCCTCTTCGACCAAACAAAACCACAAATCCCCCTCAAATACTCAACAAGCACAACGAAACGTCGAAACCCGACCCTCCTCGTAAAAGGCGCCGGGGAACCCTAAAATGCTGCACGAAAATCGGCAAAACCCGTAGCTTTTTCTCGGAATTTCACTACTCGCTCCTCTTTACTCCTCGGATTCAGGTGTTGCTCGTGAAAAAGCGAGCGAGGGAGAGCAACGCGGGCGAGGCGTTAAAGGAAAAAGGAGGAAGAAAAGGACGCTGAGATCCGTAGAGCAAAGAAAGAGGAATCACATTAatatacgagagagagagagagagagagagagagagagagagaaagagaagagattgggagagagagagagagagagagagagggtggggagagaaaattagggttttttaaCTCGTTACCGTTGCGAAGAGTGAGAGAGTGGTCGACGGGGTGGaggaaaattaacaaaaaaaaaaaaagaaaaaaaaagaaaaaaaagtagtgtGAAAATTAacgattattgttaattatttttaagtaaaaataaataattctgtataataattagaaaaaaactaattaaggtAATATGATCAACTTTTAACAGTTAATAATAGAAATTAAACTTGATAATtctgtataataataatatcacaCTCAGGTATGTTAATCCTCCAACTTGTTTTCTATTAACACATTTCAATTTGTAATCATTtacttatatttaatattagatttaattagtaaattttttattcaattaataaaattgatttAGATCAAACAAGTTTAAAGTTGAGTGTATATATacgaataaaaaacaaaaaataattatgtcaCATTTAAGTGTTCGTTTAtacttatattttgaataaatctAATATGTAAGTTATATTATTtctctattatattataatttttatttttttaggataAATAAAGGACGAAACCTTTAGATGTCACGTTACTCCCAATTAAACCCTCTcctatcaaaatatttataaaaatattattttaaaatgtgaaagattatttatatattaaatatcaCTATCTAAATCTTTTCGAAAAGAGCAGTGAATCTGAAAATTTCCAACATCATCATATAAACCATAATGTTTACTAAGAGCGATGTATTATGAAGGGGGATTGATATtgatagaattttattttttttacaacttataaaaaaaatttaaagtaggtttactttttagcttttttcactattttgtattattttttttcttatttaactaataaaattccttataattttactattaatcGCCAGTTTACATTTTCGAtctacatataattttatataaacttCTATTTAGAAGGAAAAAGTTTAAAGTATGTAAAGTGAAATGGtcaaatttttgtaaaaacttCTATTTGAAATCTAATGAGAAAATAATTCCAACACATAGAAATTGCCACACTCCATGTAATGCAAAATTTATATGGTAATTTCTAATATAATGCTTATGGCTTAATAATTcattttaattcattttaaaattatatagttgatcaattaattaacttgtAATAAGATATCAAGTCAATGAGAATCCAAAATATGAGGCATATACATAGGCAGTTGAAGTATCAACTTGTAGGTTAATACTATTGATCACGAAATCGTATCTATTACTTCTTAGATTGTACAATAATGGcgtatatgtaaaatttaaaaattttggataacgataaaaaaaaagttataattttcatattttatgtttttggacAAAAATCATGAGTTCATGCATTTAAGTTTAAGTTCCACCACGTATCAACCATTGAGTTACAGGCTTATTTTCgctaaacttatatttttaaaaaataatagtaaataaaagcTCATAGGTGCAAATCTCTAATTGAGAAGTGCATAAATTGCAGATTacacaactcttttttttttcctttttttttaagttggttATACAATTTGTGTCTTTTAAGTTAccaatattatgttatttttcatttattttttaaaatatataagagttgTCTCTTGTAGAGCATCATATATTCACCAAAAATAAGTTTCAAGTTGTAATAAGGGGGTAGAGAGGTAATTAATCAGNacaactcttttttttttcctttttttttaagttggttATACAATTTGTGTCTTTTAAGTTAccaatattatgttatttttcatttattttttaaaatacataagAGTTGTCTCTTGTAGAGCATCATATATTCACCCAAAATAAGTTTCAAGTTGTAATAAGGGGGTAGAGAGGTAATTAATCAGAGTAAAAAATAGGTAAAACAATTCATTAAGAAAAGTGGAAAGGGAATATGAGGAGAAAATAATGATAGTaaattgttttaaaataaataaataaattttggtaGCAAATTGAGAAAGAATATATTTGCTTTAAGAGACAAGGCAATATTCACCTAAAAAGGAAATTTTAGAGATCTACTTTTAATGTTAGGATCCATCTAAATAAGCTAAGTAATTAAAAACATTAAAGTTTTGGGTCCATGATGAAGCAAAATTAAAGTGTACAATAGGTTGGACTTAGCCTAATTAATTTCATGTACTAATCTCATGCTTGGTATGTACTAATCTCATGTGACTTGTCACAAACGAAAAGgaaaatatatttgcaaacaaagttttgttttttttaaaaaaatatttttttgacacagtccatatatttatttctctacaacccaagaaaaaaaataattcgtAAAATTCATTGTGAAAGCAAGAAGATCTAACATGAACTAAtaagatactttttttttttgaattaaaaatagcTCTTCTTAAAATAATAACCTTATGGAAGTACCTCTTCAGATATAGAACGTTACACCTAACTAAAATTCccaattaatttctctttttgtgACCATCTTTTTCTCATCGTCGTTTTCATTACGTGGGTCATAAATTAGCTTAACTCCCAAAAATAGTGGTTGGGGGTACACTGCTCCAGCTTAATGCTTCGCGCACCCCAAATGGTACCCAAGGACACACCGTTAACGAATCGCAGTGCGCACATGCCAGTTTGTGATTGATTTAACTTTTTAGAGTCACCGTATTGTCGAAGTATCACATCTCAAATTACATGCAAAAGCGTTGTTAACACATTTAATGTGTAACGATATTAATATATTCATAACTATTACACACCAActaaattcaacatattaacTTCAAAACTATTACTATCACTATCTATTTAAGAGGTTCTTTTAAATGCAGCAGATGAATCAGTATTTATAGATTACATCTAAAGTGTTTTTGCGCCAAGCACTGCTCATTTTAGATATCATTGTTCGTACCATTCACTGcattatataagaaaataaattgaaaaaacatTGGTAAAATATTTTGGTACTCAAATATCTCTATCAAACCATCACAATTAGCAACTGAATAAAGGAAACCATGATGAGGCTTCACCTACTAACTTAATTCTCACATAGGGTTGAACACTTGTCGACAAAGATATCGCAATTATTAGGTTGGTTGATACACTGATTTAGATGTTGTGTGGCGCGCTCACAACAAGCAGATAATCTAATCATCTGAATTAGTTACAGAAGAAGAATaaagattattaaaaaaagttaccactttattatttatgattaCAGTTTGTACGAAAAGTGCTATTTAAATTGAGCTGCTCAGAAAGCAAGCGTTAAAATTATTCGACGGCGAATTATAATAGTAGCAAAGTTTTCTATGAAATCAAATGGATGTCAATTAAATGTTCGTATTGAATAGCAGATAATGGGAATTAACTTGATGATTGtgcttaaaatatttaaaactcaaaaagataattttgtaTTGATGATCATTGATCAGATCAGAGTGTCATTTTCGAAGAGGACAAAGTTATTGGCGTGTGCAGATGGTATTTATCAGATTGTGTCTGTAAAGTGTAAGATCACCAACACCTTGTCCTTTCCAACAAGAAACACTTCCTCCATGGTGAATAACAACAAGAGCACATGGGAGCAAAACAGTATTTTTGgtactcaaaatttaatttattataatttttagtttaaattttctaaattattacaatcaaaaaccacaatctaatttaattagttaaataataatgtGTTGGTAATACAGTATTATAATGttccaatattttaaaaagttgggctgaaaattacaacaaatcaaaatttgaggACCAGATTATCACGCGAATCAAAGTTCGAGGACCGAAAGTGCAATTTGCCCCAATTATGTGGAGCCTTTTACCAGGAGCTCTCAGGGCAAATTCAAGCACTCAAATTTGAAATAAGGATGAACACGAATCATAATATCCCaaactttaaataaatttaatgaatttcGCGCCACGAAAAAATTTCTCAAACAACTAACAGGAGCACCTTGATTCTTTTACTATACTCTCTTGGGGGGTGTAGCAAAAAGAAACTGTTAGAAACTGGAGTCGAAAATTCACTTATTAAAGAGGTAGATAGATTCCTCCTTAACCTCGGCTTCGAAATCTCCTCAACCTCAAGGGATTCTGATAATCTTCTGCATTCATCGGCAATATCCGGTCACAAATCTTTTGATACCCGCAAAGTCCAATACTATCTTAATGTTGTGAAAGAACTTCCCCCATTTCGCGGTCATCAAATCTGCGAGGAACTCGGAGTGCGCATCGCCATTTGTCTGCGAGACAGTGGAAGACACTTCATTAGAATATTTGTTGTGTAATAGATCGTAACGATGGGAGATTAGCAACAGAAAAGGTTGTTTGTTTTTTCCGATTTTTTGCCTACTATACTGGGAGAAAGGAATGAGAAATGGAATGTGACCAAAAAAAGGAGCACGACTTCGAGAATTCTCAAGCAGAGGAAAGCTAGGACTTTCAGATGTACTGAAGGGTCGACGCTTCCGCTTTTTCTCACATCGGATCGGCTTTGAAGTCGGCGCATTTGCTCGATGAGCATGAATCTTAATGCCCGCTGAATCACGATGATGTGCATCACTGCATCTTAAAGAGAGAGGGCATTTTCGGATCTCAAACCCAATCCGACATGCGAATTCCTTTTAAACATGTGCTGACACTGCTAGGCTGAAACAAGGCAGAGGTGTGCAGCACCAGGGATTAAGACCCAAAAAAACTCACCTAATAGATGGATCATGGCAGGTTAATGAGTTACATTAGAAACAAGGTAAGAAAATATTAAGTGCTCGCTTTTGTTCGCatactataatataataacaaACAAGAGAGTAACAGGGGGAAAAGAAATTACCTCAAAAGCAAAGAAACCACCAGATTTTAATGCTGAAGCCGACCCCTCacaaagatgaagaagatgatccaTGCCATTTTCACCACCATCTAGTGCCAGCCTCGGTTCATGCAATCCGACTTCAGGTTGCAAACCAGGTAGATGACTAGTAGGGATATATGGTGGATTACTGACTATTCCTGCGAGCTTCCCTTTAACATCTTGCAGAGGTTCAAACCACGAACCTTGCCTTATCTCAACTTTATCCTAGCGAGCGAAGTGAAATTAGGAACAAGGAGCAACTGCGAATGATCGAACGATATAGGAGTGCTACAAATTGATTTAAGGTTTTACCCTCCTAGGTAAGAGCTATGCATTAAACATGAATTTGCACAGCAAATTTGCAAATTTAGGTCATGTTGTTGCAGAAATTTTCAGTTTTTCTATGTCCATCCAACTAAATTCCCGAAAACCAAAAATTAAGCAGGGAACAGTTGACAAACAACTGGGTATGAAATCGTAGAAGACACAAACAAGTAGAAGGAAACTACTCTTACAGGCTATGTAATTCAAGTTAATTCATGGAAGAGTAGTTAACACGGTCCAAAATGTTCACCCCCAATAACATCGAACAAACATTACAATTACATTGTTTCAAGCATCACAGTTTacataatttcttaaaaaaacatctaccaTTTCTATTTCAATGATCTAACAATTACAATGCACCTTAGCTAAACTACCCATTAAAAATTTACACGGAAGTTCCTGCATATAGAGTGTTTGTCGAAATGTCTAAAAGGAGAACTAGAATAATCAGGCCCTTCCTTAATGGCATGCTTCAGTATCACAGTAATGGAAACATATTACACTTCATAACTAGTTTtcattttctacaaaaaaaaaagaagagcatTTACAATAGCAAAAAATGAACAAGTATAAATAATGGAGAATAAACCCTACAAAGGAACTAACCTTTAATCCATATCTCTCCACATTAAATCTCGCCACCTCCACCGCATCCGAGCTCAAATCCGTGGCGAAAACCCTCCCATCCTCCCGCAACATCCTCCCGATCCCAATCGCGAGGGCTCCGCTCCCCGTCCCCAAATCGGCCCACCACCCTCTCTCGAACCCCTCCACCTCCCCGACCAAATCCACCACCATCTCCGTCTCCGGCCGCGGGATCAGCACCCCCTCCCTCACCCCCAGCACCAGGTCCCTCCAATGCTCGCACCCGACCAAGTACTGGAACGGCCGCCGCTTCTCGATCCGCTCCCTCCATAGCTCGTAGAGCTCGTGGAGCTCGGCCCGGAGGGGGACGAGGCTATCGTTTCGGGGGTGTTTGTGGGCGGAGGCGTCGTCGATGAGCCACGAGAGCTCGCGGAGGAGGTGGGGGTCGTCGACGGAGGAGAGGGCGAGGGACTCGGCCCAGAGGcggaaggagaggagggaggagacggGGGCGGAGTAGGAGAGGGGGCGGAGGAAGAGGGGGAGGGTAGTATTAGAGCtatggttagggttagggttaggatttggagaggaggagagagaggagaagggtttGGAGCGGTGGGgatggagaggaggagagaggagagcggAGCTGAGCGTAAAGGGGAGTCTCAAGAGCATATCTCCCCTCTTTTTCGCTCTCAAAAGAGCGTATCTCCTCTTTTTTAAGTCAGTTAAAtaagaaatttataaataaattcatcAATTATTTGTGGTTTCTGAGTACTTCTTAGCAAATGATCTATATCTAATAGAGTATTTagatctaataaatttaaattttaaaataattagaagttaagttCGATCAACACCCACAAAGGCCCAATGTGGGAAAACATAATAACCActtatgaattaattaattaattaacaatatgGTTGCGAACTATTatttaatcacaaaaaaaaaaaaaaaattgcagtaaACTTGCTAGCAGGTACATCCACAAAACATGTACAAAAGAAGAGTTTGATAACATTAACAACACAAAATGCACACAGATCGTAGTTGCGTTACAATTTACGACATATATTCACATCATTggattaacaaaaaaaaaaaaagttggttgTGCTCAAATCTCTACAACATGGAAAAAAATAGCACAACATTTTGAATCAGTTATAACATTAGATGCTGCATAAATAACAGCTTCAGTTTTCGCTACAAGACTCCCGGGATGAGGATGTTAACGGTCcagatatttatataaatagtaaGAAGCTACATTTTGATCTTATGAGATGGAAGGTTCGCCGTGGCGGTTGATCCGATCGCCATCATGTCATGTAGTCGAGTCCTGCTTGAGGAGAAGCTCCCAAGTTTCCTCCGGTCACATTGTGTAACAGCTGCTGAAGCCATCGCCGAGTTGCCGGATCATCCTAATGTTTTACAAACATGAAAACAGTTAAAAAaagattgatatttttaaatgaatacaATAGCAAACAACTATATTCTCGGCCCAGCTAGGGCTGTTGCAAAAGTTTTATTCGAACAGAGTTGTTTGAAGAAGCATTAATAATCCAATGAGAGAATTATTCCACAACTTCAACTGCAGCAATAGCAAAAACTTCGAAAACGGAACTTCAGGTCTCAGGTCCTAAAAGCTTATTTCAACTTTTTGACACAGCAGAAGCTTTAAACTTAGAAGTTAGCCGCATTAAAGAGAAGGATTATGATTTGTCGAGTAGAAATCTATTCCATAAGAACGGCATTAATGCCTAGTAGAAGCTTTATGTGATGTGAAAGAACTAAAACTTACACGAAGACAATTGTTGAATGTCCCATCTTTCAACATGTCCGGTAGGCAACTTTGCAGAGCTCCGCATGCCCTATCGCGACAACAAAGGAAAAGCCGTGATTTGTCGCACCAGCATAGAATAATTTAgcataaaaatatagaaacaacAAAAGTATCTAAAATAAGCACATGCAAACCTTGGATTGTCTGATAGTCTAAGATAGCATCGGATAATGTGCTTAAGCAACCTTGTAGAAGGTTGTTCAGCAAGCGTTACAACCATATTGGCTAGGACACTACCCACAGCAAAGAAACGCTCTGCAGTCGCGCAAATATAACGGAGCCCAATATCGTCCAGTAGAATTTTTTGAACAATAAAAGTTGCAACCTACATTAGAAGCTCAGCAAATTtcagcaactatgcatgaaagAATTGTGTTAATTAGACTTAAAACATACGGAAAAATGACAGGCAGCATCAGGTGTGAGAACAGTTTTTTAGCTACATAAGAAAAAAGAAGCCAGAATAAAACAGTCTGAATCAGCAATCAAATATAGCGTTAATATGAACTCTTTCATATTGGTTAGATCAGTGATTAACAAGTAGCaacaaggagaaaaagaaacccATTTAGCAACTAAAGAAAATTCCCACACTAGGGTTAGGATAAAGTAAAGCAGTAACTTGATGCTAATATAATATGAAAAGTTTAGACATATCGTGAAGGTCCGCAGCAGCAACAAAAGTATAAAAAGAGTGAGACAATCTAATTTGTTTCATGAAGTGGACAGCTTAGATCATGTCTATCTCCAATAAATACACACGCAAAATTTGGTTGCTTAGTCTTAGCAGGCCGGCTGGCCATGTGCAGATCACTTATTGCTTCCTATTTTCAAAAGTTGAATACATTCTCAAGGTGAGCGAAGAGGGTATCAAACCATAAACCAACCCCTTTATTACATTACCATAAAGTGATGCTCCCTTCTTATTTTGCCATAAATAGTCTTAATAACAAGTGTAGATCATCCAGAGAAAGGTCAAATTTATCCATGTTAAGTAACTAAGTTTTAGTATCCCTCAAGAATCTTTTTCTTCTCGGCTCTTTCCATCTATTGCAAAGTGGCAGATAACTATAGTCAGAACAAAGGTTAAGCATTAGGGAAAGAATGCTTTCAACGTTAAACCTGGACAGAAAGCAGTATATAGTGTAATATGTACAGCCAAATCGATTAAGTCGGGAAGAAGTCGTAACATACTGTTTTTGAAAGTTCACTGCCCATCTCCATGGTGCGAAGACAAAGAGGAATTATTTCTGTCTGCAGAAGAAAACCAATAACTTCAGTATCGTCAACCTGCACATGCAAAAAGCACCATATAAATTAAGTAACAGGGAAGAATACAGATACCCAAAAATTGCATGAGCATAACGCGCCTATGAAAAAAATACAGTGATGAAAGAAGAAACTAAATTCACTCCCATCCCTCTAATACACAACTGGGAGAAAGAAATAAAGGTATGATGTAAATAAGGAGGCCAGGGAGTGATCGTAACAGCGAAGCAAAGATATAGGTGAAAATTAGCTATTTTGATAGAATCATTGCATACAAACAACAGGAGAGATGTATCAAAGGTTATGTTAAAGAGAACATAAAAATTTTCTAGGTATTTAGAAATAGTAAGATATAGACAGTTTTGTCATTGGTCGCTGGCTTAATTTGGGAACAAATCAGTAGAAACATACAACAAGCAATACTACAACAACCTTTGCCATGTAGCAATAAACTACTGATAAGAAACACATTCAATAAATTACTGAAAACACATGTTATCAGAGTAGAGGGTTATAGTTTACTCGAAACAAATTCATTCGGCAATAAGAAATATTAAAACGAGGCAAAAATAACCATGAAGAATGTCAAATCAACTCCAAAAATTGATAATGGAAGTGCCATGGAATTTATATCTTTCTAATGTATGCAATGTCAAGCAGAATTACCTTCACAAGGGCACCGATAACTCCCAAGCTGGTAAGCCTAAGATACTCAAATGGCCTCGTTTTACTGGTCGTATTTAAAAACGGGTACAGATACAGAGGTATATGAGCtgtaaaagaaaggaaaaatgcaGAAATTCGTTTACTATTCTGACAATAAATAACAATGTCTAGTAATAATTGATCAGGTCTAAGCAAAATATCCTAGCAACTAGTCCCAGCAGACAAGATTCTTCGGACAAGTAAAAAAGGGGAAATTCGGTCCAGAAAGTACAGTTAAAGAGTCACATGAAAGGAGAAAGAGAACACCAAACATCAATCAGAGATAAGGCGGTACAATGCAACCCTCGCATGAATGATTTAATAGATAAATCAGCAGAGAAGAAGAGATCGTACAACTCCATTAAAGTTCAAATATCAGCAAGGAGGTGCGCAATTTAAGGCATAAAGGTGCATTTGGTTCTAAGCACAGTATGGGAAAAATAAATGCCCCCTTGCCATGGAAAACAGAAAGTTGACATTGACGTCGCGGTCCATTTGGGATGAAACAAAGGAAGTGGACAATAATTTAATTCTGTGCAAGTGCTGAAATTACCTATACATAAATAAATCTCGTACTGGCCCAAGTCACTTATATAGCTTTA
It encodes the following:
- the LOC109714896 gene encoding uncharacterized protein LOC109714896, whose amino-acid sequence is MLLRLPFTLSSALLSPPLHPHRSKPFSSLSSSPNPNPNPNHSSNTTLPLFLRPLSYSAPVSSLLSFRLWAESLALSSVDDPHLLRELSWLIDDASAHKHPRNDSLVPLRAELHELYELWRERIEKRRPFQYLVGCEHWRDLVLGVREGVLIPRPETEMVVDLVGEVEGFERGWWADLGTGSGALAIGIGRMLREDGRVFATDLSSDAVEVARFNVERYGLKDKVEIRQGSWFEPLQDVKGKLAGIVSNPPYIPTSHLPGLQPEVGLHEPRLALDGGENGMDHLLHLCEGSASALKSGGFFAFETNGDAHSEFLADLMTAKWGKFFHNIKIVLDFAGIKRFVTGYCR
- the LOC109715822 gene encoding cell differentiation protein RCD1 homolog produces the protein MANLPPSLSMNPSYGGPSPPSPSPIASAAAAAAAAAAAAAAAGGAAAASAAAQVPKDRKMASAEQLVLDLCDPELRENALLDLSKKREIFQDLAPLLWSSFGTISALLQEIVSIYPALSPPTLSPAASNRVCNALALLQCVASHPDTRIHFLNAHIPLYLYPFLNTTSKTRPFEYLRLTSLGVIGALVKVDDTEVIGFLLQTEIIPLCLRTMEMGSELSKTVATFIVQKILLDDIGLRYICATAERFFAVGSVLANMVVTLAEQPSTRLLKHIIRCYLRLSDNPRACGALQSCLPDMLKDGTFNNCLRDDPATRRWLQQLLHNVTGGNLGASPQAGLDYMT